A single window of Eucalyptus grandis isolate ANBG69807.140 chromosome 1, ASM1654582v1, whole genome shotgun sequence DNA harbors:
- the LOC104437893 gene encoding LOW QUALITY PROTEIN: rust resistance kinase Lr10 (The sequence of the model RefSeq protein was modified relative to this genomic sequence to represent the inferred CDS: inserted 1 base in 1 codon), which translates to MRSSVPSLVLLFLCFAHGTADPAHDDPCRPRSCHHGPDVQFPFLLERSGQPDGCGYSRDFHLSCDRRDTLLSLPETPRPLLVTDIDYKNRSISVRDREGCIPLLLANLNHSIFSYKMSPRSPYSSYPPYNYTLFQCPLGGRSDSGMTRLGCVSTSEYDVFAVESNSYVGDLPLVSCMRNGSIDLLPTTIGDIMRDVNLVWDKPDCGCTKGKLCRRKGNGTHCIDPPRGHEERTKLEIAGGVVSFFLFLVGLSGLGYVINEKRRDKAFQLKIESFLQDYEALKPTRYSYNDIKRITNDFEEKLGQGAYGTVYKGKLSDEIFVAVKMLDNSFRNGEEFINEVSTMGRIHHVNVVRMVGFCADGFRRALVYEFLANESLEKFIFQGEDTLDPFLSWERLHDIALGVAKGIEYLHXGCDHKILHFDIKPHNILLDNNFNPKIADFGLAKLCSKEQSAVSMTAARGTMGYIAPEVFSRNFGSVSSKSDVYSFGMLLLEMVGGRKNVDVNAKNMSQMYFPQWVYNHLNKGEELEIRIREDGDHKIAKKLAIVGLWCIHWYPADRPPVKAVVQMLEGDECPVMPKNPFVSSSSGDAAIMRGRLWNTDLEVIAE; encoded by the exons ATGCGCTCTTCCGTTCCCTCCCtcgtcctcctcttcctctgctTCGCCCATGGCACCGCCGACCCCGCCCACGACGACCCTTGCCGACCCCGGAGCTGCCATCACGGGCCGGACGTCCAGTTCCCGTTCCTGCTCGAACGCAGCGGCCAACCTGACGGCTGCGGCTACAGTCGGGACTTCCACTTGTCCTGCGACCGGCGCGACACCCTGCTCTCGCTCCCAGAGACGCCGCGGCCACTTCTCGTCACGGACATCGATTACAAGAACAGGTCCATCAGCGTGCGGGACCGCGAGGGGTGCATCCCCTTGCTGCTGGCGAACCTCAACCACTCTATCTTCTCCTACAAGATGAGCCCCCGCAGCCCGTATAGTAGTTACCCGCCCTATAACTATACCCTGTTCCAGTGCCCGCTGGGCGGGAGGAGCGACAGCGGCATGACCCGGCTGGGTTGCGTGAGCACATCCGAGTACGACGTCTTCGCCGTCGAATCCAACTCCTACGTCGGAGACTTGCCGCTGGTGTCCTGCATGAGGAATGGGAGCATCGACTTGCTCCCGACGACGATCGGTGACATTATGCGCGACGTTAATTTGGTCTGGGACAAGCCGGACTGCGGATGCACGAAAGGGAAGTTGTGTCGGCGGAAGGGGAACGGCACCCACTGCATCGATCCTCCTCGCGGACACGAAG AAAGAACAAAGCTGGAGATTGCGGGAGGAGTGGTgagcttttttctctttcttgttgGATTAAGCGGACTCGGCTATGTcatcaatgaaaaaagaagagataaagCATTCCAACTCAAGATCGAGAGCTTCTTGCAAGACTACGAGGCCCTCAAGCCGACCCGTTACTCCTACAATGACATCAAGAGGATAACCAATGACTTCGAGGAAAAACTAGGCCAGGGGGCTTACGGAACGGTCTACAAAGGGAAGCTATCGGACGAGATTTTTGTCGCCGTGAAGATGCTGGACAATTCATTCAGGAATGGAGAGGAGTTCATCAACGAAGTGAGCACGATGGGAAGGATTCACCACGTCAACGTGGTCCGGATGGTTGGTTTCTGTGCCGACGGTTTCCGAAGAGCCTTGGTGTACGAGTTCCTGGCGAACGAGTCTCTGGAGAAGTTCATATTTCAGGGCGAGGACACTCTCGACCCTTTCCTAAGTTGGGAGAGGCTCCACGATATCGCTCTCGGAGTGGCCAAAGGCATAGAGTATCTTC CAGGGTGTGATCATAAGATCCTCCATTTCGACATTAAGCCGCACAACATCTTGCTAGATAACAACTTCAATCCTAAGATTGCGGATTTTGGTCTGGCAAAGCtatgttccaaggaacaaagtGCGGTGTCCATGACTGCAGCCAGAGGTACCATGGGTTACATTGCCCCAGAAGTCTTCTCCAGGAACTTTGGAAGCGTGTCGTCTAAGTCGGACGTGTACAGCTTCGGAATGCTGCTGCTCGAAATGGTTGGGGGGAGAAAAAACGTTGACGTGAACGCGAAGAACATGAGCCAGATGTACTTCCCGCAGTGGGTCTATAACCATCTAAATAAAGGTGAAGAACTTGAAATACGAATCCGAGAGGATGGCGACCACAAGATAGCCAAGAAACTGGCGATTGTGGGGCTCTGGTGCATTCACTGGTACCCTGCCGATCGGCCCCCTGTGAAAGCGGTGGTTCAGATGCTTGAGGGAGATGAGTGCCCTGTCATGCCGAAAAATCCTTTTGTTTCCTCCAGTTCAGGGGATGCTGCAATCATGCGCGGAAGGCTCTGGAACACAGATCTAGAAGTTATCGCGGAATAA
- the LOC104455852 gene encoding RING-H2 finger protein ATL22 translates to MHSPIPSLLLFFLLCFAHGTKDLGHVPTLDRCPRGGCSHGPPVHFPFWLEGSHGPECGYPGFKLFCNQDGQTALSVPNASLVVKDIDYVSQFVVLHDPINCLPFRIWDLHHLGFYAFKYPYSYENSYNYTLFKCPPPDRNYLTEVDCLSAPGSYKVYAVKSSRSIGDLPLVYCEKIRSLNSLPNAIEYMIADARFDWKEPDCRNARRTGGCVDGTGATSHAIHLLVDTPVSF, encoded by the coding sequence ATGCACTCTCCGATTCcgtctctcctcctcttcttcctcctctgcttcgCCCATGGCACCAAAGACCTCGGCCACGTTCCTACCCTGGACCGTTGCCCCCGCGGAGGGTGCTCCCATGGGCCGCCGGTCCACTTCCCGTTCTGGCTCGAAGGCAGCCATGGTCCCGAGTGCGGCTACCCAGGCTTCAAACTGTTCTGCAACCAGGATGGGCAGACTGCGCTCTCGGTCCCAAACGCCTCGCTAGTCGTCAAGGACATCGACTACGTCTCCCAGTTCGTCGTCCTGCATGACCCCATCAATTGCCTTCCCTTCCGGATCTGGGACCTCCACCACCTTGGCTTCTACGCGTTCAAATACCCGTACTCGTACGAGAATTCCTACAACTACACCCTGTTCAAGTGCCCACCGCCAGACAGGAATTACCTGACCGAGGTAGATTGCCTAAGCGCGCCCGGGTCGTACAAAGTATACGCCGTTAAATCCTCCAGGTCTATTGGAGACTTGCCGCTGGTGTACTGCGAGAAGATCAGGAGCCTCAACTCACTGCCGAACGCGATTGAGTACATGATCGCCGATGCTCGTTTCGACTGGAAAGAGCCGGACTGTAGGAATGCACGAAGGACGGGTGGTTGTGTGGATGGGACGGGAGCAACATCACATGCAATCCACCTCCTCGTGGACACCCCGGTATCGTTTTAA